The following DNA comes from Verrucomicrobiia bacterium.
CGCACCCGTAGCGGCGAACGTCTTGGCGATCTGGTCGTCCAGTTCCACGCGGTCGGTCACGACCACGAACGTCCAGTTGCCCGCCACCTTGCGCAGCACCTTCTGCGCGAAGAACACCATCGAGAAGGATTTCCCCGAACCTTGGGTATGCCAGAAGACACCCACGCCGTTCGGATGTAGCGGCGGCCTTCCCAGCCTGCCGTAGAGCCGGGCATCCTGCCCGGCGGCGTCCGCGTTCGATAGTGCCAGCGCGTTGGATTGTTCGACGACCTTTCCGGGTGGCAAGATGCCACCCTCTACGGCAGGCAGGATGCCTGCCGCCAGTGCGCTTGGGATACAACGCACATCGCAGGGTGAGAGTCCCTGTCTGGCGGCGCTTCCCGCCAGAGACTGAAGGTAACTGCGGTTCAGAAATGAACCGTGGAGAGCAACTGGAAGTAAACGGATAGTCCGTAGAGCAGAGGGACAATAGAGTTCCTCGACACAAACTCGATTCGGCTTCATGCGATTGACGAGACTGCTAGCAACGAACGAAGTCCAAAGAACCGCCGATAGCCGACAAGGCGAATCGGGGGCCAAGCCCGCCCGGATCAGGAAGCATTGCCGGAAGACGGGGGCGCATGGGGTGGTTGGAGACGGAATGTCCAGAAGCGTGCGTTGGGTAACCAAGGAGAACTGCGCCGGCGGGAGTGGCGCAGAAGTCAGAGTCCCCGTAGTAGCGACGAAGCGGCTAATCACCGTGGAGCAAAGGGGGGCAGGAAGGTGGAAGCGTGAGTGACACACCCAAGCAACTAAACCTGCCGGGAGTGCCAGAGGCTAAACAAGGCAGAGAGGTCCCGGAGAAATGGGGATGGACCGAAGCAAGCGTGTGGAACGAACGCATGTTGGCAACCCTCGAAAGAGGAATCAAAGGAGGCAAATGGTTCAGCCTGATAGATAAGGTCTGGAAAACGGAAAACCTGCAGAGCGCGGCGGTGAAAGTCGCCAAGGGCAAAAGCCGAAAGAAACCTGATGGCCGCAAGTGCCACGAGTATCTTGAGCGATGCCCCAAGCGACTGCCCGAGCTGCAGGAACTGCTCAAAACCAACCAGTACCAGCCACAGCCTGTGCAGAGGGTATGGATTGAGAAACCCGGCAGCACCGAGTTGAGACCGCTGGGCGTGCCCCAGGTCGAAGACCGGGTGGTGCAGATGGCTCTGCGCAACGTGCTTGAACCGATATTCGAACACACGTTCGCCGAGCGCAGTTACGGGTTTCGACCGCGGCGAGGAGCAAAGGACGCGTTGAGACAGATTCAAAAACTGCTCAACGCGGGCAAACACTGGGTGGTGGACGCCGACATCAAAGGCTACTTCGACAACATTCCGCAGGACAAACTGCTGCAAGCCGTTGAACAGCATGTCAGCGATGGCAAGGTGCTGGAATTGCTCCAGCGCTTTCTCAAGCAAGGCGTGATGGAAAGCGGCAAAGGGTGGAGTCCAACGGACAGCGGCACACCGCAAGGGGCAATCATTAGTCCAATGCTGGCCAACATTTATCTGAACCCGCTCGACCATCTGATGGCGGGCAGCGGCTACGAAATGGTGCGCTACGCAGACGACTTTGTGATCCTATGCGCAAACCGCGAAGAGGCCGAGGCGGCAATGGGACAAATCAGAGCATGGATGGATGGGGCGGGACTGACGCTGCATCCGACCAAGACCCGCATAGTGGATGCGACGCAGCGAGGCGGATTCGACTTTCTGGGATA
Coding sequences within:
- the ltrA gene encoding group II intron reverse transcriptase/maturase is translated as MSDTPKQLNLPGVPEAKQGREVPEKWGWTEASVWNERMLATLERGIKGGKWFSLIDKVWKTENLQSAAVKVAKGKSRKKPDGRKCHEYLERCPKRLPELQELLKTNQYQPQPVQRVWIEKPGSTELRPLGVPQVEDRVVQMALRNVLEPIFEHTFAERSYGFRPRRGAKDALRQIQKLLNAGKHWVVDADIKGYFDNIPQDKLLQAVEQHVSDGKVLELLQRFLKQGVMESGKGWSPTDSGTPQGAIISPMLANIYLNPLDHLMAGSGYEMVRYADDFVILCANREEAEAAMGQIRAWMDGAGLTLHPTKTRIVDATQRGGFDFLGYHFERGYRWPRKKSLDKFKDAIRAKTLRLRSGSMREITEDINRTLRGWFAYFKHGLRNIYPPLDSWIRQRLRTILRRRHKGTGRARGRDHQRWPNVYFAELGLISLATARAEASQLRTGTTKRKAGCGKSARPVWREGRG